In Bradyrhizobium paxllaeri, the genomic stretch GCCGAGAGATCGATGCCCAACTGCTTGATGATGTTGCGGGAGACTTCGGCGACCGTCACCTTCAGCATCACCTGGTCACGGCCGCGGACCGCGATCGAATTGACGACCTTCTCGCTGCCGCCGACGAGGCGGGCGGCAATGTCGGCGGCCTGTTGCGCTTCGATAGGGCTTGCTGCGCTGCCGGTCAGCACGACGCCGTCGCCGACGCCTTCGATCACGATGTCCGAATTCGGTAGCGACTGCTTCAGCGCGGCGCGCACGCCGTTGAGGTCGCGCTTGACCGCAATGTCATAGGCTGCGATCTGCGCGCCGGTGGAGTCGAAGAAAACGATGTTGGTCTGGCCGACCGCGGCGCCGATAATATAGGCGCGCTGGGTCGTCCGCACGACTGCGTTGGCGACCTTGGGGTCGGCGACCAGCACGTCCTTGATCTCGCGCGGCAGGTCGACCACCATTGATTTGCCGATCCCGAGCGAAACGAAACGCGCGTTCATCTGTCCGTCGGCGGCGGCCGGAGGCATGGCGCGATAGTCGCTCGCCACCACCGGCGTCAGCGCCGGATTGAGCGTCAGAGCAGCCACGGCCGAAAACGACAGGGCGCGGACGATGAACGTTCGCATCATCGGCTGAATTTCCCTGCACTTCATATCGTGCGTCCTTTCGGTCACTTCTGCATCATTTGCTGGCTGGCGACGCCATAACGAATGACGTTGAAATTCTCGCCGCGCCTGTTGCGTTGTTGTTCATCCAGATCATCGACCGTGTTGACGTCGGCGATGCTGCGCAGCGCCAGCGTCAGCGTGCCGCTCTGGCGCGACCGCGCCAGCATCTCGGCCTGCTCGGGCTTCAGTTCGAGGGTGACGGTCTTGCCGACCAGCGAGTTGGCGCCTTCCTTTTCCTTCGGCGCCTGGTCGATTGCGAGAACGCGGACGTTGGAGAGGATGATTTCCGAATTGGAGACGTCCGCACCTCTGCCGTTGGCACTCCTCTCGCGTTTGGTGAGAAGCACGTCGACGCGGTCGTTCGGCAGGATGAAGCCGCCGGCGCCGGTTTCCGGCGAAATTTCGGTGGAAATGGCCCGGTAGCCGGCCGGCAGGATCGCCGCCATGAAGCCGGAGCCATCGGCTTTCACCAGCTTCTGCTCGCGAATCGGCTCGCCCGCGATGAACGGGGAGCGCGCGATCGAGCCGGTGATTTCGGTGATGGCGTCGGCCTTGCTGGCCTTGCTGATGAAGTTGCTGTTGGCGGTCGCGGCCGGCCACATCTGCCATTGCAGATCGTCCGGCTTGACCGACTGGCCGAGGCCGATATCCGATTTCGCGACGAGAATTTCGACGGTCTGCATCTCCGCGACCGGTGCCGGCGCTGGCTTGTCGCCGGACCCGCTGGCGAGATAAGCGGCAATGCCGCCGGCGACGATCGCGATGGCCAGAACCACAATGCGTGGCTTATTCATACGCTTCACTTTCCACATTACGCTGCGACGCTTCCGCCGCGGTGATGGGAGTTGACCAGCTATTCGTCAAAGCATGGTTAATGAGGCGTGTGTAAATTGCCTTAACGGAAAGTTAGCGACGCCGGATCAGCGCATGGCGAGGTGAGTGAGACCGATCGCCTTGATCCATTCGGTCTCCGGATAGACGATCAGCGCGCCGAGCGCGAGGGCGATGCCATAGGGGATTCCGCTCTGCTTGTCGTGCAGCCGGTTCAGCCAGGCTTGTCCTGTGAGGAAGGAGGGCAGCGGCCATTGCCGGAACTGAATCAGCAGGATCGTCAGCGCGCCGCCGAGCAGCGAGACATAGAGCAGATAATTGAGCAGATGGTCGAAGCCGAACCACAGCGCCACGCTGGCCGCGACCTTGGCGTCGCCGCCGCCGACCCATCCCATCGCGAAGCAGCCAAAGGCCACCACCAGAACGGCGGCGCCGGCGCTGAAATGCAGGAGAATGTCGTGCAGGCCCATGCCGCCGAGTACCGCAAGCGCGACGAAGCCGGCGATCAGTGCCAGCGAGACCCGGTTCGAAATCGTCATCGTGAACAGGTCGCTCGCTGCTGCGAACGCCATCAGGGCCGGAAACAGCAGGAGGCGGGCGGTATCGAGGATCATGAAATCACGCTTGCTGCGGTTGACCGGGGTGCAGGCTCCGGCCGAGCCTAGCCACCAGAAATGAACAATCGGGAAACGGCGGAACGTTGCGGGGGCATGCCGCTTCCGGCAGTCGGATCGCCGGTGCGGGCTCTGACGGAAAACGAAAAAAGGCCCCGGCTTGCCGGGGCCTTTGACGCTAACTCGCAGCCGTCGCTTACTTCAGCGAGCTCGAGATCGTGTTGAAGTTCGTCGACAGCTTGGTGCCGAGACCGTTGACGGCGGTGATGATCGCGATCGCGATGCCGGCGGCAATCAGACCGTACTCGATGGCGGTGGCGCCGGACTCATCCTTCACGAAACGCGAAACGAGATTCTTCATAGATGATAACTCCTGTGTACACGTGGCTGGTCGAACTTAAGTTTGGTCTTGCCGGCGTTCTCAGCACCGTGACCATGGCGTCACCCTAGGGTGCGACAATTTCGACGCAGTTAATTCGAACGTCGAAAAATGCTCGGAACTTGCTGTTATTGAGCACAGTAAACGCTGCATTAAAGCGTTCGATAAAAATCGAAATGCGACTTCGAAGCGCCTTCGTCGCGATCGCATTGTGTCGGCCGACTCCTTCGATTCACGGCTCCTTAAGCGCGAGCGGATACCCCTTTGCAGATGTGATCGAGCGGGGCCGTCATGTCGAGTTTGCCAATGGAAGTCATCGAGGTGGTCGGCCAGACGATGGCGAAGGTCGTTCCGGTCACGATCGTGCTCGCCGTTGTATTCACGGTGCTCTCGCATTTCTGGGCCTGCAATCCCGGCAAACCCTGGTGGCGCAAGCGCGAACTCATTACCGACATCTGCTACTGGTTTTTCGTGCCGGTGTTCGCGCGCATCTTCCGCATCGGCCTATTGGTGATCGGCGCTTCAGTCGTCTTCAACATTCACGAGGTCGACGAACTGATCGCATTCTACGACAACGGCCATGGACCGCTGGCGCAGCTTCCGCTCTGGATGCAGGCGATACTGTTCCTCGTCGCGTCCGACTTCATGCTGTACTGGCTGCACCGCATGTTTCACGGCGGCGGGTTCTGGAAATATCACGCCATCCATCATTCCTCGGAAGATCTCGAGTGGATCTCGGCGGCGCGCTTTCACCCCGTCAACCTGTTCATCGGAACGATCCTGGTCGACGTCATCCTGCTGATGGCGGGCATATCGCCTAACATCATGCTGTGGGTGGGGCCGTTCACGACCTTCCACTCCGCCTTCGTTCACGCCAACCTGAACTGGACGCTCGGGCCGTTCAAATATGTGCTGGCCACGCCGGTCTTCCATCGCTGGCATCACACCTCGCTGGAAGAGGGCGGCAACACCAATTTTGCGGGCACCTTTCCGCTCTGGGACATTCTGTTCGGAACGTTCCGCATGCCCGAGAACCGGCTGCCTGAAACTTACGGCGTGGACGAAGATCAGCAGGTCCCGACCGAGATTGGCGGGCAACTGGCCTATCCATTTCGTCAATAGGACCGGCCGGTAATTTCGCATGAGCATCGAAGCGGAGGCGATCCGGAGCGAGAAAACCTTCAGCCTTGCCGACATTCCGGCATGGCTGTGGCTCGGCATTGGCGTCTACGCGCTGTTGCTGATCCGCGGCGCGGCGCTTCTGAACGATTCCGACACTTACTGGCAGATCGCCGTGGGTCAGTGGATCCTCGACCACCACGCCTTGCCGCGCGTCGACATCTATTCCTTCACCAAGGCCGGCGAGCCGTGGACGTCGTCGTCCTGGCTGGCGCAGGTGCTCTATGCGGTGAGCTACAATCTGGCGGGCTGGACCGGACCGGTCGTTCTCGCCGCGAGCTCGATCGCAGCAACCTTCGCATTGTTTGCCCACATTCTAGGCCGCCGCATCCCCGCCGGCTATGCGGTCGCGGTCGCGATCGCGGCGCTGGTGCTTTCGATGGGGCATTTTCTGGCGCGCCCGCACGTGCTGGTGCTGCCGATCATGCTGGCGTGGGCGTACGGGCTGATGTCGGCGAGCGAGCGCGGAGAGGCGCCCTCGCCATGGCTGTTGCCGTTGCTCGCGTTGTGGGCGAACCTGCACGGCGGGTTCGTGTTCGGCCTCGTGCTGGTCGGCGCGTTCGCGCTGGACGCGCTGTGGAATGCTGAGCACGCCCGGCGACGGTCGGTGACGCTGCGCTGGGCAGTGTTCGGCGTCGGTGCGCTGGTAGCCTGCTGCGCCACGCCGTACGGCTGGGGATCGATCCTCGCCGCCCGCAAGATCCTGGATCTCGGCGAACTCCTGCATCTGATCTATGAATGGATGCCGGCGGACTTCAGCAAATTCGGCGCGTTCGAAGCGGCGATCCTTCTCTTGATCGCCGGCGGGCTCTATGGCGGCGTCAAGCTCACGCCGCCACGAATCGCGCTGGTGCTGGGCCTGCTGCACATGGCGCTGTCGCATGTCAGGAATGTCGAAATCTTCGCGCTGCTGCTGCCGATCGTGGTGCTCGCGCCGGTGGCCTCGCAGTTCGCGCTGCGGCCTGCCTGGTCCGCCCGCACCGGTGCCCCGATGTCCGTGGTGGCGATGGTAATCGCCCTGCTCGGTGGCTGGACGTGGCTGCTGGCGGCCAACACCACTTTCGCACCGCCCCAAAACCATTCGCCGGCGGCGGCCGTCGATGCGCTGATGGCGCATCATCCGAAGCGGGTTCTCAACGATCTCCCGTTCGGCGGCTATCTGATCTGGCGGCAGATGCCGGTCTTCATCGACGGGCGTGCCGAGCTCTACGGCGAAGCCTTTGAGATGGCCTATTACCGCGCGATGCAGCTCAAGGACGTGAACGAGCTTCTGAATATCCTCAAGGCCTGGCAGATCGATGCCGTGCTGCTGACGCCTTTCACGCCGGCGGCCAGCCTGCTTGACCACACCGCCGGCTGGCGGCGCGTCTACGCCGATGGCAACGCCATATTGCACGTCCGTACCGCCGGCACACCATGACACGGCGCAACCAGTCGCTGGATCTTTTGCGCGGCGTCGCCATTCTGCTGGTCGTGCTGGTGCACTGCCAGGAAGAGTCCACCGGCGTCGTTCCCGGCCTGACCTGGTTTGCCAAGAACTACGGCGGGCTCGGCGTCCAGCTCTTTTTCATCATCAGCGGCTATACGATGATGCTGACATTCGGCGACAGGCTCGATCTGGCCGCCGCCCGCTCGTTCTATATCCGGCGCTTCTTCCGTATCGCGCCGCTGTTCTGGGTCGCCATTGTTTTTTATCTGCTGGCGACGCGCGGTCGCGGCATCACGAATTTTGCGCCTGACGGCGTCGGCGTCAGCGAGGTGCTGCTGACGTTTTTCTTCCTGCATTCGTGCAGCGTCACCGCCTACAATTCGGTCGTTCCGGGCGGCTGGAGCATTGCGGTGGAAATGCAGTTCTATCTGCTGTTCCCGCTGCTGATCTACCTGTTCCGCCGCCGCAACGGCGCCACGCTGTGTTACACGTCGATCGCGCTTGTCAGCGTCATCGGACAATTGGCCGTCGAGCCCTATCTGATTCCGCGGTTGGCGGCGTCGCTGCCCGCCAGCCAGGCGTTTCTGGCTGAAGGCGTCTTCACCAGCTGGCTGCCGCGCCAGGTGATCTGCTTCGGCTTTGGTATCCTGCTGTATGACTATATCGAGCTGAAGAACAGGCCGACATTCGCCGCGCTGCTGCTGCTCGGCGCTGCGCTGATCGTCACGCCGCAGGCTGCCGAAATCGCGCTGCTGGCTGCATTCGCGTTCGGTGTCCTGATCTCGAACGTCGCGCTGTCCTGGATGACGGTGCTGGGACGCCACTCCTACGCCATCTATCTCGTTCATTTCGCCGTGGTGTCGCTGATCGCCGGACTGGTCCCGGTGGGCCTGGTGCCGCTGTTCTTGCTGGTTTCCACCGTGTCGCTGGCGTTCAGCTATTATCTGATCGAGCCCCGGATCGAGCGTCCCTTCAACCGGCTGGGCCACGCATTGGCGTCGGCCGGTGGTGCCCCGAAAGCCGTCGTGACGACCGCCTGAAGCCCGCCGACGGCTGGGCAACTGGCGGCGAGGCGGGGATTCTGATACGCCGGTCGAAATGAATCTGCCGACCGAAATCGTCGAGATGTTCGGCCAGACCCTGGCCAAGGTGGTGCCCGTCACGATCGCGCTGGCGTTGCTGTTCTCGCTGCTTTCGCATTTCTGGGCCTGCAATCCCGGCAAGCCCTGGTGGCGCAAGCGCGAGCTCGTCACCGACGTCTGCTACTGGTTCCTGGTGCCGCTGTTCGCGCGCGTATTTCGCATCGGGCTGCTTGTGCTCGGCGCCGCGCTGCTGTTTGGAATTCGCGATGCCGACGAACTGATCGCCTTCTATGACAACGGCCACGGCCCGCTATCGACGCTGCCCTTGTGGCTGCAGGCGATCCTGTTCCTGGTCGCCGCCGATTTCATGATGTACTGGCTGCACCGCATGTTTCATGGCGGCGGGTTCTGGAAATACCATGCCATCCACCATTCCTCAGAGGACGTGGACTGGATCTCGGCGGCGCGCTTTCATCCCGCCAACCTGCTGCTCGGGACCATCGGGGTTGACGTCGCGCTGCTGCTGGCCGGCATTTCGCCGGGCGTGATGCTCTGGCTCGGGCCGTTCAACATCTTCCATTCGGCCTTCGTCCACGCCAACCTCAACTGGACGCTCGGGCCGCTCAAATACGTCGTGGCGACGCCGGTGTTTCACCGCTGGCACCACACCGCCCGCGAAGAGGGCGGCGACACCAATTTCGCAGGCACCTTTCCGCTCTGGGACCTCCTGTTCGGGACCTTTCGGATGCCGAAAGACCGCCTGCCGGAGCATTATGGCGTGGACGATCAGGTCTCGTTTCCCCGCGAGATCGTCGGGCAACTGGTCTATCCGTTCCGCAAGTAGAGCCGGACCCGCAGGGCCACGTTAGCGCAAAAGTGGGCACCGGTTTTCCCTCGCGACAAACGCGAATGCGCTTGCGCGGAGATCATGCTCAAATCAAAAAGGGTAAATGGCGGATTTCTTGCCGCCGGGCGCGGCCTATTTGCCCTTTGTTCATGAATTGTCGTCAGATTCACCTTGTCGGGCGCCGGTTCCGCTGTGTATCCGCCATTGCCGGCCTGTTGATGCCCCGGGGTAGAGTATGTCGTTCAAGTTTCCGCGTATTCGCGCGCGCGCGCGTTTTGGATTGCGTTCCGTCGTTGCAGGAATCCTGCTGTGGCCGGCCGTCTGCCTGGCCTCGCCCGATCCCGACCGCATCGCCGTCTATGTCGACCAAGCGAAGCTTGTGAAGCTTCCTGCCAAGGTCTCCACCATCGTGGTTGGAAACCCGCTGATTGCGGACGTGACGCTGCAGAGCGGCGGCATCGTCGTGGTTACCGGCAAGGGCTACGGCGCGACCAACTTCATCGCCATGGACCGCAACGGTGAGGTGCTGGTGGACCGCCAGATCCAGGTCGAGGGCCCGTCCGAGCAACTCGTCACCATCTATCGCGGCGTCGAGCGCGAATCCTATAGCTGCATGCCGACCTGCCAGCGCCGCGTCACCCTCGGCGACGGTGTGAACTACTTCCAGACCGCAATCAGTCAGGCCGGCGTGCTCTCCGGCCAGGCCGCGGGCGCGGCGGCCGGCGGTAGGAACTAATCCGTTGCACGGGCTCGCCCCCCATTGGATTGGGGGCGTCGGCAACGGTCTCTCGGCACGGTTAAGACCGGTTTAACGCAACGGGTCGTTCTGGCTGGATCGGCCGAAACAATTCAACAATCAGTTTCGGATAGGTTTTCGC encodes the following:
- a CDS encoding Flp family type IVb pilin — its product is MKNLVSRFVKDESGATAIEYGLIAAGIAIAIITAVNGLGTKLSTNFNTISSSLK
- a CDS encoding acyltransferase family protein, with product MTRRNQSLDLLRGVAILLVVLVHCQEESTGVVPGLTWFAKNYGGLGVQLFFIISGYTMMLTFGDRLDLAAARSFYIRRFFRIAPLFWVAIVFYLLATRGRGITNFAPDGVGVSEVLLTFFFLHSCSVTAYNSVVPGGWSIAVEMQFYLLFPLLIYLFRRRNGATLCYTSIALVSVIGQLAVEPYLIPRLAASLPASQAFLAEGVFTSWLPRQVICFGFGILLYDYIELKNRPTFAALLLLGAALIVTPQAAEIALLAAFAFGVLISNVALSWMTVLGRHSYAIYLVHFAVVSLIAGLVPVGLVPLFLLVSTVSLAFSYYLIEPRIERPFNRLGHALASAGGAPKAVVTTA
- a CDS encoding sterol desaturase family protein, whose product is MNLPTEIVEMFGQTLAKVVPVTIALALLFSLLSHFWACNPGKPWWRKRELVTDVCYWFLVPLFARVFRIGLLVLGAALLFGIRDADELIAFYDNGHGPLSTLPLWLQAILFLVAADFMMYWLHRMFHGGGFWKYHAIHHSSEDVDWISAARFHPANLLLGTIGVDVALLLAGISPGVMLWLGPFNIFHSAFVHANLNWTLGPLKYVVATPVFHRWHHTAREEGGDTNFAGTFPLWDLLFGTFRMPKDRLPEHYGVDDQVSFPREIVGQLVYPFRK
- a CDS encoding A24 family peptidase: MILDTARLLLFPALMAFAAASDLFTMTISNRVSLALIAGFVALAVLGGMGLHDILLHFSAGAAVLVVAFGCFAMGWVGGGDAKVAASVALWFGFDHLLNYLLYVSLLGGALTILLIQFRQWPLPSFLTGQAWLNRLHDKQSGIPYGIALALGALIVYPETEWIKAIGLTHLAMR
- a CDS encoding pilus assembly protein N-terminal domain-containing protein, with translation MSFKFPRIRARARFGLRSVVAGILLWPAVCLASPDPDRIAVYVDQAKLVKLPAKVSTIVVGNPLIADVTLQSGGIVVVTGKGYGATNFIAMDRNGEVLVDRQIQVEGPSEQLVTIYRGVERESYSCMPTCQRRVTLGDGVNYFQTAISQAGVLSGQAAGAAAGGRN
- the cpaB gene encoding Flp pilus assembly protein CpaB; translated protein: MNKPRIVVLAIAIVAGGIAAYLASGSGDKPAPAPVAEMQTVEILVAKSDIGLGQSVKPDDLQWQMWPAATANSNFISKASKADAITEITGSIARSPFIAGEPIREQKLVKADGSGFMAAILPAGYRAISTEISPETGAGGFILPNDRVDVLLTKRERSANGRGADVSNSEIILSNVRVLAIDQAPKEKEGANSLVGKTVTLELKPEQAEMLARSRQSGTLTLALRSIADVNTVDDLDEQQRNRRGENFNVIRYGVASQQMMQK
- a CDS encoding sterol desaturase family protein, translating into MSSLPMEVIEVVGQTMAKVVPVTIVLAVVFTVLSHFWACNPGKPWWRKRELITDICYWFFVPVFARIFRIGLLVIGASVVFNIHEVDELIAFYDNGHGPLAQLPLWMQAILFLVASDFMLYWLHRMFHGGGFWKYHAIHHSSEDLEWISAARFHPVNLFIGTILVDVILLMAGISPNIMLWVGPFTTFHSAFVHANLNWTLGPFKYVLATPVFHRWHHTSLEEGGNTNFAGTFPLWDILFGTFRMPENRLPETYGVDEDQQVPTEIGGQLAYPFRQ